The following is a genomic window from Nitrosomonas communis.
ATCGTGAGTAAGCGTAGCAAAACGAACAGTTAATGAATACTGGCGTGATGCTGCATAATCAATCGCCATCATGACATGCACACCGGTGTCAACCTCTGGATGAGACTGTGCTGGCTGCGGAACACCGAATAACGCATCAACCTCAGGAATAATGCGCGATAGCGCACTGCATTCGCGCAGAGCATAAAACATGCGAGAAGGATGACGCTCCATCAATCCACGCGCAATTTCCTGCCATACCCGCTCTGGTACCAGTGCTTCAGTTTCTCCGTTATGCACCATCTCTCTCATTAAATCCAGTGTCTCAGGAGCAATATGAAAACCAAAGCGTGCAGTAAAACGGGCAACACGCAGTACCCGGACCGGATCTTCCACAAAAGCTGGACTGATATGACGCAGCACACCTGCTTCAAGATCAGCAATGCCATTAAATGGATCGATAATATTATCATTTTGATCCTTAGCAATGGCATTAATCGTCAGATCACGCCGGGCTAAATCTTCCTGTAATGTCACCTCTGGAGAGGCAAAGACTTCGAATCCCTTATAGCCACGCGAAACCTTTCGTTCAGTACGTGCTAATGCATACTGCTCTTGAGTTTGAGGGTGAAGAAAAACTGGAAAATCCTTACCAACAGGGCGAAAGCCAAGCTGCACCATTTCTTCCGGATGAGAACCCACAACAACATAATCATGATCTTTTACCGGCAGTCCCAGTAATTCATCACGTACTGCCCCCCCTACTCGATAAATTTTCATGAAAAGACCATTATTGCTTAGGGGAAACAGTTCCCAAGCGTTGTGTTAATGTGAATATAGGTTGGTGACCAAAGTTACTTGCATAATACATTGAATTATTTAAGACTACTTTGACATAATCACGCGTTTCGTTGAAAGGAATCGTCTCAGCATAAATTGCTCCTTCCAATGGCCTTATGTTATCTCTCCACTGCTTAGCCCGACTTGGTCCAGCGTTATAAGCAGCCGCAGCCAATAATGGCTGATTATCAAATATAGTCAATACATGCTTCAAATAATAAGTTCCTAATCGAAGATTGGTATTGATATCAGTAACAAGATGATGATGAAAATTCTGCATACCTAATTTTTCTGCAACCCATTTTGCAGTGGCCGGCATTAACTGCATTAAACCCATAGCGCCAGCGGTCGATTTAACATCAGAAAGAAAGCGACTTTCCTGGCGAATAAGGCCGTATACAAATGCTTCATCAAGCTCCTGATAACGCAATACTTCTCTCATCTGCTCACGGTAGGGTGCAAGGTAACGCAAATTGAAGTTATGCTGTGATACAGTCTTGATAGCTGTATTGATCGCACGATCATATAATCCATAGCGATAGGCCACCTCTGCAGCAGCTAACAATTGCGCATCATTAAAATTACGGATTGTCCAGGCCCACTCACGATGTGCTTCTATGAGCAGATTGAGCTGGTATAGCGCAAGTGCACGCTGAATTCCGGGCACCCGCTGCATATCGCTGATTTCTTGCATGCTGGGTTGATAATTAGTAGCTGGTTCACTAAGCATAACCCCCAACTCTTCTTTTGCGATTTGCCCATAATAGCTGTGCTCCTGGCTAAGCGGCGCAAGAATCTCATTAGCCGCGACGAGTTCGCCTTTAGTTTTTAACGCTCGCGCCTTCCAGTAACGCCATACATCAGTTTGCTGCATAGCAGAGGGCATGCTCTCTATGCATTGCATCACGAGATCCCACCTCCCCTCTCGCAGTGCAACCCGAGCTTTCCAGGCAAGCTTAGCCTCTGTAAGGGGATAGGCCTGCTTGCTGTTTGCAGCATCCAAAAACCAACCTAGGGTCCGGGGATCTTGCCTAATGGCTGCTCGGTATGCCAGAGCACTCATAAAGTAGGATTGATCGGATTCTGGAAATTGCTTGTGTATTTTGTACCAACGCGCATAAGCCTGATTCGTCCCGCTACGCAGTAGCTGGGAGAGGGCAAATAACGCAATTTCACGATCAGCCCGGGATCTAAAGTCATGCTGATATTTCTCCAGATAACGTTGCGGATCTTTAGCCGCTTCCTTGAGTTTCTGCTCATTAAGGGCCTGGTTATCTGGTAAATAGCGGCTAACATGCCTCGCTACCCCCGTATTCCCTGCTTCAAGCGCTAGCCTGATCCGAGACCAAATATCTGCTGATGATATTTGTCCTGAAGCAATCAACAGATTGAATACGGGAGTACAGCTATTAGGCAGATCACGCTCAGTCAACCAAAGTAATCGGGCTTCACCCGCTACCTCTCTATCTCTCACAGTTAGACGCTGCTGCAGAGAATAGCAGATGAGCTCCTCATCTTTATTACTCAACTTTGGATATTCTTCTGCAAATAATGCCCATTGTTGCTTTTTTCCAAGAATTCTTAACCAGTCTCCACGTAATCTATCTGCAACGAGGCTATCCTGATGACGGGCAAGAAAAGCCCTAATGGTGTTTATATCCGTTGTTCCCAGATATAACCGTAATTGATAATATTCTACATACGGTGCAAGCACATAATTTTGCAAGTTTCTTGCGTAAAATGCTACACGGACAGCATCTCCCGTCTTAAAAGCCTCTCGTATCGCCAAAAAATCTTCTTCTTGGCCAGCTACAAGCGAATTCATGTAACAGATCAGAAATAAATTGAATAAAAATTTTCTCATGCCAGAATTATTAAATTTAATCCAAAATACAAGAGAGTAAACATCATTGGAAACCACAAGTCTTATCTGTCAGCTCTGGATTACCGCTCTACCTCATTGCGATGATCTATAGATTAAAAACCACAAAGCTTTATTGCAAGAAAGTAATCCATTTTTCCATTACCTCAATATTTAAATGACACCTTGAGCCAGCATAGCATCAGCCACTTTAACAAAACCAGCGACATTGGCTCCATCCACATAATTGATACGACCATCTTCCTGCTCGCCATATTGCAAACATGCAGTGTGAATAGCTCTCATAATTTCCTGTAAACGTGCATCGACTTCTTCATGCGTCCAGAAAAGTCGCATCGCTTGTTGGCTCATTTCCAAACCCGATGTGGCTACTCCTCCTGCATTGCTCGCTTTACCTGGCGCAAACAGAACTTTAGCATGTTCGAAACGTTTCACAGCCCCAGCGGTACAAGGCATATTTGCGCCTTCTGCCACACAGATCACCCCGTTTTTGATCAAATGTGACGCATCGTCTTCACTAATTTCATTCTGCGTCGCACACGGCAAAGCAACATCTACGGGCACATGCCATGGTTTCTCTCCTGAAAGAAAACTCGCTCCTATTCTTTGAGCATACTCACTCGCCCGGCCATAAAGATTATTTTTCACATCTGACAATATTGCGAGTTTTTCAGGTGTGAATCCCGCTTCATCAACCACTGTTCCACTTGAATCCGAAATAGTCACCACTTTTGCACCAAAAGCCATTGCTTTTTCTATGGCATATTGCGCTACATTACCTGATCCTGATACGGCAATGCGAAGGCCATCTAATGATTGACCGACATATCTAAGCATTTCATCCACAAAATAAACTGTACCATAACCTGTCGCCTCAGGACGAACCAATGAACCACCAAAACTGATTCCTTTACCAGTAAACACACAATCTGAACGATTAGTCAATTTTTTTACCATACCCGCCATATATCCCACTTCGCGGCCACCCACACCAATATCACCCGCAGGAACATCTGTATCAGCACCAATATGACGGAATAGTTCGCTTACAAAAGCCTGACAGAAACGCATGATTTCACCGGGACTTCTTCCTTTAGGATCGAAATCTGCCCCCCCTTTACCGCCACCCATAGGTAGTGTTGTCAAAGCATTTTTAAACGTTTGTTCAAATGCTAAAAACTTGAGAATGGATAGATTAACCGAAGGATGAAAACGAATTCCCCCTTTATATGGGCCAATCGCCGAGTTATGTTGTATACGATACCCACGATTAACTTTTACTTCACCGCTATCATCGACCCAGCAAACACGGAAGATAATGATGCGCTCTGGCTCAACGATTCTATCCAGTAAACCATGCTCAGCATAGCGAGGATTACGGGTAATAAAAGGCCATAAACTTTCAATAACCTCAGTAACAGCTTGCATATACTCTACTTGGCCAGGGTTACGTTCAGAAACATAATTCCTGAACTCCTCAATATTCTTATACCTCATCCTGCATTTTCTCCTCTAAAATTAAATAAATGACCATTCCAGCTTTACACATTCTGCCATCAATCCATACTATTTCACTGGATTTTTATTCGATTGCAAATTATTTTTTTACCTGAAGAAAACGATATGCTGCGTGCTTATTAGCAAAGTACAAATTAGCCCATTAACTATATAAACAAATAATTCCACTTCTAAATCAAAAATGTCGTGAAGGCGAGCCGAAGACAGTATCATAACCATACGGCAAGGTGAAGCCGACAATGCCAGTTTTGATTTAAAAATGGAATAAGAATGGCATACGAACAATTTTTTTTACTTAATTATAAATACTAAGAATACTAAGCAAAAAACAGGTTGATAGGAATTTTTTATAGAAAAAAGTTAGAGGATACATGACGCATCGTGCACGATTACATCATGCTAGTTTGTTGTGAAAGTATCCGCCAGGCTTTTATTCTATTGCTAAATCAAAACTGACTTTGTCGGCTTCACCTTGCCGTATGGTTGTGATACTGCCTGCGGCTCGCCTTCGCGTTCATTTGGAAATGGTATACCTTATTTCAAGCAATCATCAGCAGAAAGTACTTGTGGCCCAAGAGAAGGTTGATAGATTTCGACTATCTTGTAGCG
Proteins encoded in this region:
- the gdhA gene encoding NADP-specific glutamate dehydrogenase, whose amino-acid sequence is MRYKNIEEFRNYVSERNPGQVEYMQAVTEVIESLWPFITRNPRYAEHGLLDRIVEPERIIIFRVCWVDDSGEVKVNRGYRIQHNSAIGPYKGGIRFHPSVNLSILKFLAFEQTFKNALTTLPMGGGKGGADFDPKGRSPGEIMRFCQAFVSELFRHIGADTDVPAGDIGVGGREVGYMAGMVKKLTNRSDCVFTGKGISFGGSLVRPEATGYGTVYFVDEMLRYVGQSLDGLRIAVSGSGNVAQYAIEKAMAFGAKVVTISDSSGTVVDEAGFTPEKLAILSDVKNNLYGRASEYAQRIGASFLSGEKPWHVPVDVALPCATQNEISEDDASHLIKNGVICVAEGANMPCTAGAVKRFEHAKVLFAPGKASNAGGVATSGLEMSQQAMRLFWTHEEVDARLQEIMRAIHTACLQYGEQEDGRINYVDGANVAGFVKVADAMLAQGVI
- a CDS encoding multifunctional CCA addition/repair protein, whose protein sequence is MKIYRVGGAVRDELLGLPVKDHDYVVVGSHPEEMVQLGFRPVGKDFPVFLHPQTQEQYALARTERKVSRGYKGFEVFASPEVTLQEDLARRDLTINAIAKDQNDNIIDPFNGIADLEAGVLRHISPAFVEDPVRVLRVARFTARFGFHIAPETLDLMREMVHNGETEALVPERVWQEIARGLMERHPSRMFYALRECSALSRIIPEVDALFGVPQPAQSHPEVDTGVHVMMAIDYAASRQYSLTVRFATLTHDLGKGTTPPDEWPRHIGHEMRSVALVKDLSERIKIPKEERDLALLVARFHGDVHRAEELRSATIADMLQVTDAYRKPNRFQAFLEACACDFHGRPGYAGKPYPQFERLIKAFTAARNVDAGTIAAELKRSDVDPTDLPKLINARVREARIAEITNCFS
- a CDS encoding transglycosylase SLT domain-containing protein; amino-acid sequence: MNSLVAGQEEDFLAIREAFKTGDAVRVAFYARNLQNYVLAPYVEYYQLRLYLGTTDINTIRAFLARHQDSLVADRLRGDWLRILGKKQQWALFAEEYPKLSNKDEELICYSLQQRLTVRDREVAGEARLLWLTERDLPNSCTPVFNLLIASGQISSADIWSRIRLALEAGNTGVARHVSRYLPDNQALNEQKLKEAAKDPQRYLEKYQHDFRSRADREIALFALSQLLRSGTNQAYARWYKIHKQFPESDQSYFMSALAYRAAIRQDPRTLGWFLDAANSKQAYPLTEAKLAWKARVALREGRWDLVMQCIESMPSAMQQTDVWRYWKARALKTKGELVAANEILAPLSQEHSYYGQIAKEELGVMLSEPATNYQPSMQEISDMQRVPGIQRALALYQLNLLIEAHREWAWTIRNFNDAQLLAAAEVAYRYGLYDRAINTAIKTVSQHNFNLRYLAPYREQMREVLRYQELDEAFVYGLIRQESRFLSDVKSTAGAMGLMQLMPATAKWVAEKLGMQNFHHHLVTDINTNLRLGTYYLKHVLTIFDNQPLLAAAAYNAGPSRAKQWRDNIRPLEGAIYAETIPFNETRDYVKVVLNNSMYYASNFGHQPIFTLTQRLGTVSPKQ